One Metamycoplasma canadense DNA segment encodes these proteins:
- a CDS encoding aminopeptidase C translates to MEFISKEMLKKMEEKYENDLTNKIIESSIFKNGLRKSSLNNEVVKKHNFVFSNETKNGNITNQKASGRCWIFAGINSIRTKLMDDLNIESLELSQNYIHFFDKLEKANFYLDWIENNGLELDNEDRLFRRFNASPISDGGYWEFFVNLVKKYGVVTKNAMNESFSSEATNDMVTQINWRLKAYTLKMKKVYSETKNINNVKKLRVQALEDVYNILVKSLGKPPKTFKFEYMDKDKKYISLDEMSPIQFYEKYIGDFLDNKIDLISDPRNKFPLNSIIQAPLSNNMVGGQPFTMVNVDIELMKRVMINQIKAGEPVWFACDVSSFSNKEGILDSELYNYDLTLTKTPEFSKAEKFESRASVIAHAMNMVGVNLDKDGNPLYWKVENSWGTDVGNKGFWSMSDQWFTDYNYMAIIDKKYLPEEVLEAFNKPISIITPFDPLCDE, encoded by the coding sequence ATGGAATTTATAAGTAAAGAAATGCTAAAAAAAATGGAAGAAAAATATGAAAATGACTTAACTAATAAAATAATTGAGTCTTCTATTTTTAAAAATGGTTTAAGAAAAAGTTCATTAAATAACGAAGTTGTTAAAAAGCATAATTTTGTTTTTTCTAATGAAACAAAAAATGGTAATATTACAAATCAAAAAGCTAGTGGAAGATGTTGAATTTTTGCCGGAATTAATTCTATTAGAACAAAATTAATGGATGATTTAAATATTGAATCACTAGAACTTTCACAAAACTATATTCACTTTTTTGATAAGCTAGAAAAAGCAAATTTCTACTTAGATTGAATTGAAAATAATGGTTTAGAACTTGATAATGAAGATAGACTATTTAGACGTTTTAACGCAAGTCCGATTTCAGATGGTGGTTATTGAGAATTTTTTGTTAATTTAGTTAAAAAATATGGAGTCGTAACAAAAAACGCAATGAATGAATCATTTAGTTCTGAAGCTACAAATGATATGGTTACACAAATTAATTGAAGATTAAAAGCTTATACTTTAAAAATGAAAAAAGTATATTCTGAAACAAAAAATATAAACAATGTAAAAAAATTAAGAGTTCAGGCTTTGGAAGATGTTTATAACATTTTAGTTAAATCATTAGGAAAACCACCTAAAACATTCAAATTTGAATATATGGATAAAGATAAAAAATATATATCACTTGACGAGATGTCTCCAATTCAATTTTATGAAAAATATATTGGTGATTTTTTAGATAATAAAATTGATTTAATTTCAGATCCTAGAAATAAATTTCCGTTAAATTCAATAATTCAAGCTCCGTTAAGTAACAATATGGTTGGTGGGCAACCTTTTACAATGGTTAATGTAGATATTGAATTAATGAAGAGAGTTATGATAAATCAAATTAAGGCTGGGGAACCTGTTTGATTTGCATGTGATGTGTCATCGTTTTCAAATAAGGAAGGGATTTTAGATTCAGAGTTATACAATTATGATTTAACTTTAACAAAAACACCCGAATTTTCAAAAGCGGAAAAATTTGAATCAAGGGCATCAGTTATAGCACATGCAATGAATATGGTTGGGGTTAATTTAGATAAAGACGGAAATCCTTTATATTGGAAAGTTGAAAATAGTTGAGGAACTGATGTTGGGAACAAAGGTTTTTGATCAATGAGCGATCAATGATTTACTGATTATAATTACATGGCAATTATTGATAAAAAATATCTTCCCGAAGAAGTTTTAGAAGCATTTAACAAACCGATTTCAATAATTACTCCATTTGATCCATTGTGTGATGAATAA
- a CDS encoding 4'-phosphopantetheinyl transferase superfamily protein, which produces MISIDLTKIKRFKKIKKEVLNRFLHPNEIEEYIKIEKEKKATFLATRWALKECIFKIDNNLYEFKKIHIKKTNQGRYIFEDFQLSTTNEDGYVVAVAFKK; this is translated from the coding sequence ATGATTTCAATTGATTTAACAAAAATTAAAAGATTTAAAAAAATAAAAAAAGAAGTTTTAAATAGATTTTTACATCCAAATGAAATCGAAGAATATATTAAAATCGAAAAAGAAAAAAAAGCAACTTTTTTAGCCACAAGATGAGCTTTAAAAGAATGTATTTTTAAAATTGATAATAACTTATATGAGTTTAAAAAAATACATATAAAAAAAACTAACCAAGGTAGATATATTTTTGAAGATTTTCAGCTCTCAACAACTAATGAAGATGGTTATGTTGTAGCTGTAGCATTTAAAAAATAA
- a CDS encoding lysophospholipid acyltransferase family protein: MKLRTRKFFRLIPLIHNISTLKAKARRNKNMPEYYKPQEKHFFVQKYGSNILRHLNIEVKVEGFENIPSGPCFLTPNHSTYLDPLIIVSALWNHGDGQRKSRSANFIARQEIKQKKFIEKIASLIDTFFIDTKKPREALAILKDFGQHVKKNQTCGVIFPEGNRTPDGKIHTFNTGVFLTAQSTYIPVVPVTINNACNCLDNNRSKKLVVTVKFHPAIKPQQFQTLDKKDFANWVQEIVSKDYVEQIITSKETVNNTYSKRK; the protein is encoded by the coding sequence ATGAAATTAAGAACAAGAAAGTTTTTTAGACTTATTCCATTAATTCATAACATATCAACATTAAAAGCTAAAGCAAGAAGAAATAAAAATATGCCTGAATATTACAAACCACAAGAAAAACATTTTTTTGTTCAAAAATATGGATCAAACATATTAAGACATTTAAATATTGAAGTAAAAGTTGAAGGATTTGAAAATATTCCAAGTGGACCTTGTTTTTTAACACCTAACCATTCAACTTATTTAGATCCATTAATCATTGTTTCGGCATTATGAAATCACGGAGATGGTCAAAGAAAATCTAGATCAGCTAATTTTATCGCAAGACAAGAGATTAAACAAAAGAAATTTATTGAAAAAATTGCTTCATTGATTGATACATTTTTTATTGATACAAAAAAACCAAGAGAGGCATTAGCAATATTGAAGGATTTTGGTCAACATGTTAAAAAGAATCAAACATGTGGAGTTATTTTTCCGGAAGGTAATAGAACACCAGATGGAAAAATTCATACATTTAATACAGGAGTATTTTTAACTGCACAATCAACATACATTCCAGTTGTTCCGGTTACAATTAATAATGCATGTAATTGCTTAGATAACAACAGATCTAAAAAATTAGTTGTAACTGTTAAATTTCACCCAGCTATTAAACCTCAACAATTTCAAACTTTAGACAAAAAGGATTTTGCAAATTGAGTACAAGAAATTGTTTCAAAAGATTATGTTGAGCAAATAATTACTTCAAAAGAAACAGTTAATAACACATATTCAAAAAGAAAATAG
- a CDS encoding segregation/condensation protein A — MNEEINKQIIDDVSFDEISDKTSELQSDKHIFRLSNYDGPLDLLVTLIKDKNISIFEIDLFELATQYLEIIKNIKEYEIDIASEYLVMAATLLQLKARMLLQDPEAEEEIKQEKKRLLEQIAEYEKFKEISLLLKEQEEKRQFLYSKEPEETEEFVKEIDSSVLDGHSNSSKLVITLRKMFERTYSELIRNITISTVAVSPEEQKKRIIELFRNKNELSFKEIFNVPSVGHFVITLLAVLDLARQQIVILEQKEDEGIITFKKGLEYEE; from the coding sequence ATGAATGAAGAAATTAATAAGCAAATAATAGATGATGTTTCATTTGATGAAATTAGTGATAAAACATCTGAACTTCAAAGTGATAAGCATATTTTTAGATTATCAAATTATGACGGACCACTAGATTTACTAGTTACTTTAATTAAAGATAAAAACATTAGTATTTTTGAAATTGATTTATTTGAATTAGCAACTCAATATTTAGAAATTATTAAGAACATTAAGGAATATGAAATTGATATAGCATCTGAATATTTAGTAATGGCAGCCACACTTTTACAGTTAAAAGCCAGAATGCTTCTTCAAGATCCTGAAGCTGAGGAAGAAATTAAACAAGAAAAGAAACGACTTTTAGAACAAATAGCAGAATACGAAAAATTTAAAGAAATATCATTGCTTTTGAAAGAACAAGAAGAAAAAAGACAATTTTTGTATTCAAAAGAACCTGAAGAAACAGAGGAATTTGTAAAAGAAATTGATTCGTCAGTATTAGATGGTCACTCTAACAGCTCTAAACTTGTTATTACTTTGAGAAAAATGTTTGAAAGAACATATTCTGAATTAATTAGAAATATTACTATTTCCACAGTTGCGGTAAGCCCTGAAGAACAAAAGAAAAGAATTATTGAATTATTTAGAAATAAAAATGAACTTTCATTTAAAGAAATTTTTAATGTTCCATCAGTTGGACATTTTGTTATAACTTTGTTAGCTGTTTTAGATTTAGCTAGACAACAGATTGTTATATTAGAACAAAAAGAAGATGAAGGGATAATTACATTTAAAAAAGGATTGGAATATGAAGAATAA
- the scpB gene encoding SMC-Scp complex subunit ScpB yields MKNKIIEALLFIQGSEGISSEQIKDVFKLNTIQEGRKLLKDFMSYFNNLDRGIKVYEFNDVYKFLTVELAKDYISELVTIARKQRLSNAAIEVAGIVAYKQPVTRSIISNIRGVVSDGIVASLLEKGIIEEVGVAQTPGNPILYGITNKFYDYFKIKTLAELPPFPEFSRYSDVDEDMIEKDFNLFDSQRSDTNNDGVFLEQEDFNE; encoded by the coding sequence ATGAAGAATAAAATTATTGAAGCATTGCTTTTTATTCAAGGTAGTGAAGGAATAAGTTCAGAGCAAATCAAGGATGTTTTTAAATTAAATACAATTCAAGAAGGTAGAAAATTATTAAAAGATTTTATGTCATATTTTAATAATTTAGATCGTGGAATTAAGGTTTACGAATTTAACGATGTTTATAAATTTCTAACTGTTGAACTTGCTAAAGATTATATTTCAGAGTTAGTAACAATTGCTAGAAAACAAAGATTATCAAATGCTGCTATTGAAGTTGCAGGTATTGTTGCATATAAACAACCTGTTACGCGTTCTATTATTTCAAACATAAGAGGAGTTGTAAGTGATGGTATTGTTGCAAGTTTATTAGAAAAAGGAATTATTGAAGAAGTTGGAGTAGCGCAAACTCCTGGGAATCCAATTTTATATGGAATAACGAATAAATTTTACGATTATTTCAAAATAAAAACTTTAGCAGAATTACCACCATTTCCTGAATTTAGTCGTTATAGCGATGTTGATGAGGATATGATTGAAAAAGATTTTAACTTGTTTGATTCACAAAGAAGTGATACAAATAATGATGGTGTATTTTTAGAACAAGAGGATTTCAATGAATAA
- a CDS encoding pseudouridine synthase family protein: MNKFKAKKDDVGRILFKYLLKVCDNVPKSRIERIFREKDIKVNGIRTNDKQYKLQLGDEILVYGISEIAKPEKRNNANINFKVIYEDKNLLIIDKATNVAMHSEENCLDDQVYKYLNFKKTSSFKPASIGRIDKKTSGLVVYAKNYRTLVVFDEYQKNFEKIYQFVSEFNEEKLDITVRLEKDIKNEKMRVNPDFGVKARTIFYKEGNRSFAQIITGKKHQIRATLEYLKTPILGDTKYNGKRAKRLYLHSYSVKFLSLPEEFEEYNNQIFISQPRW, from the coding sequence ATGAATAAATTTAAAGCAAAAAAAGATGATGTAGGAAGAATTCTTTTTAAATATTTATTAAAAGTTTGTGATAATGTTCCAAAGTCAAGAATCGAAAGAATTTTCAGAGAAAAAGATATTAAAGTAAACGGTATAAGAACCAATGATAAACAATATAAATTACAATTAGGTGATGAGATTTTAGTATATGGAATTTCAGAAATAGCTAAACCGGAAAAAAGAAATAATGCAAATATTAACTTTAAAGTAATTTATGAAGATAAGAATTTATTAATTATTGATAAGGCAACTAATGTTGCAATGCATTCAGAAGAAAATTGCTTAGATGATCAGGTTTATAAATATTTAAACTTTAAAAAAACTTCCTCTTTTAAACCTGCCTCGATAGGAAGAATTGATAAAAAAACTAGTGGTTTAGTTGTTTATGCTAAAAATTATAGAACTTTAGTTGTATTTGATGAATATCAAAAAAATTTTGAAAAAATTTATCAATTTGTATCTGAATTTAACGAGGAAAAACTTGATATAACGGTAAGACTTGAAAAAGATATTAAAAATGAAAAAATGAGAGTAAATCCTGATTTTGGAGTTAAGGCTAGAACAATTTTTTATAAAGAAGGAAATAGAAGCTTTGCACAGATAATAACAGGAAAAAAACATCAAATAAGAGCAACACTCGAATATTTAAAAACTCCGATTTTAGGTGATACTAAATATAATGGAAAAAGAGCAAAAAGACTTTATTTACATTCATATTCTGTTAAGTTTTTATCTTTACCTGAAGAATTCGAAGAATATAATAATCAAATTTTTATCTCACAACCAAGATGATAG
- a CDS encoding Asp-tRNA(Asn)/Glu-tRNA(Gln) amidotransferase subunit GatC gives MTIEKLKELANNLLLEPSKEVFELSSNLLSLIDTQLKELDEINLDNVKPISHINENKISFFDLRDDEINDETKITKENILENAYQSDDNLVIMKRVVNGE, from the coding sequence ATGACGATCGAAAAATTAAAAGAATTAGCAAATAATTTATTATTAGAACCAAGCAAGGAAGTTTTTGAATTATCATCAAATTTATTATCATTAATTGATACTCAGCTTAAAGAATTAGATGAAATTAATTTGGATAATGTAAAACCAATTTCACATATCAATGAAAATAAGATATCTTTTTTTGATTTAAGAGATGATGAAATCAATGATGAAACAAAAATAACAAAAGAAAATATTTTAGAAAATGCTTATCAATCAGATGATAATTTAGTAATTATGAAAAGAGTTGTAAATGGAGAATAA
- a CDS encoding amidase family protein: MENKKDISLIIDKLLNNKNNAVSYVFKDAKLNKNGILANKVFTVKDNYADVNVPCTGSSLFLSNFKPQYKATVIKLLEENGACCVARTNLDEFGLGGSGEYSAHGLIKNPLNLNHLVGGSSSGAAATFDEDIDFAIGSDTGDSVRKPASNIGKIGFKPSYGAISRYGLFAFASSLDTVAYFTHNVKDLIEISSILYKQDFSKDMTSLNLSFNAEDILEVKPKKVAYLNCFDKLNPSIANAYKKFLNKLENAGIELIEIFEDIKILNSIDVIYKVIAFSEASSNLANLTGVSFGQREEGKNWVETFQKTRSKYLGKMVQSRLILGSYFLEASNQIKYFVKAKKMRRVLIEYFEKIHNMADVFIFPASNDVAPEINKKPEYVSYLDYILTYANLVGNPSLSIKLGFDSKTNLPFNIAIDCKRNQDTKLFSHALYLEKKLGELNEK, from the coding sequence ATGGAGAATAAAAAAGATATTTCTTTAATAATTGACAAATTATTGAATAACAAAAATAATGCAGTTTCCTATGTTTTTAAAGATGCTAAACTTAATAAAAATGGAATATTAGCAAATAAGGTTTTTACAGTTAAAGATAATTATGCGGATGTTAATGTTCCTTGTACTGGTTCGAGTTTATTTTTATCTAACTTTAAACCGCAATATAAAGCAACTGTAATTAAATTATTAGAAGAAAATGGTGCTTGTTGTGTTGCAAGAACTAATTTAGATGAGTTTGGTTTGGGTGGTTCAGGGGAATATTCAGCGCATGGCTTAATTAAAAATCCACTTAATTTAAATCATTTGGTTGGAGGTTCATCTTCAGGGGCGGCTGCAACATTTGACGAAGATATTGATTTTGCAATTGGTTCAGATACTGGAGATTCAGTACGTAAACCAGCCTCAAATATTGGAAAAATAGGTTTTAAACCATCATATGGTGCAATAAGTAGATATGGATTATTTGCTTTTGCTTCATCACTTGATACAGTTGCTTACTTTACACATAACGTTAAAGATTTAATTGAGATATCGTCAATTTTATATAAGCAGGATTTTTCAAAAGATATGACATCTTTAAATTTAAGCTTTAATGCTGAAGATATTTTAGAAGTTAAACCAAAAAAAGTTGCATATTTAAATTGTTTTGATAAGTTGAATCCTTCAATAGCAAATGCTTATAAAAAATTTTTAAATAAACTAGAAAATGCAGGAATAGAATTAATTGAAATTTTTGAAGATATTAAGATCTTAAATTCTATTGATGTTATTTATAAAGTTATAGCATTTTCAGAAGCGTCTTCTAATTTAGCCAACTTAACAGGAGTTTCTTTTGGACAAAGAGAAGAAGGAAAAAACTGAGTTGAAACTTTTCAAAAAACGCGTTCTAAATATTTGGGCAAAATGGTACAATCACGTTTAATTCTTGGATCATATTTTTTAGAGGCTTCAAATCAAATTAAATATTTTGTTAAAGCTAAAAAAATGCGTCGAGTGTTAATTGAATATTTTGAAAAAATTCATAATATGGCTGATGTTTTTATTTTTCCAGCTTCAAATGATGTAGCTCCAGAAATAAATAAAAAGCCAGAATATGTTTCATATTTAGATTATATTCTGACATATGCAAACTTAGTTGGTAATCCATCATTATCAATTAAATTAGGTTTTGATTCTAAAACAAATTTACCTTTTAATATTGCAATTGATTGTAAAAGAAATCAAGACACAAAATTATTTTCGCATGCACTTTATTTAGAAAAAAAATTAGGAGAATTAAATGAAAAATAA
- the gatB gene encoding Asp-tRNA(Asn)/Glu-tRNA(Gln) amidotransferase subunit GatB: MKNNWELVIGIEIHLELNTKTKMFSSSPNLYTSNPNIYVSHIDLAYPGSLPLVNKQAIVKGIKLAKALKMEIDHNVRFDRKNYFYPDLTKGFQITQQFNPIGKNGKILIKVDNEWKEINIERIHLEEDTAKSLHENSNTYLNYNRSGIPLIEIVSNPVIHSSKEAIAYVEAIRQTALALNISDAKMNEGSLRVDLNISVRKKGTSDLNTRVEIKNLNSTSNIEKAIAYEFEYQVNCYENNLTFEQQTKRFDESKNITISMRSKSDAIDYKYFPEPNIPYINLDPEFVKSISIEELPFEKEKRYISLGLNNVQISQLIDNLEYANFLDNLKTNDFKKTANIFFSEIVSFLNLNSKVVELKDLKIDDISLLINWYLDNKINKNSIKEILNIWLVDFNLSFIEIAKKNNFFIQIKEISLSDIVTEIINENPTLEKEFINNYQRAIKFLTGQVMKKTSGKADIQKLNQLIKELYEEKK, encoded by the coding sequence ATGAAAAATAATTGAGAATTAGTTATTGGAATTGAAATTCACTTAGAATTAAATACAAAAACTAAGATGTTTTCTTCATCACCTAATTTGTATACTTCTAATCCTAATATTTATGTTTCTCATATTGATTTAGCATATCCAGGCTCGTTACCTCTTGTAAATAAGCAAGCTATTGTTAAAGGAATAAAATTAGCAAAAGCCTTAAAAATGGAAATTGATCATAATGTTCGTTTTGATCGTAAAAATTATTTTTATCCTGACTTAACAAAAGGTTTTCAAATTACTCAACAATTTAACCCAATTGGAAAAAATGGAAAAATTTTAATTAAGGTTGATAATGAATGAAAAGAAATTAATATTGAAAGAATACATCTTGAAGAAGATACAGCAAAGTCATTGCATGAAAACAGCAACACATATTTAAATTACAATCGTTCTGGAATTCCATTAATTGAAATAGTTTCAAATCCAGTAATTCATTCATCAAAAGAAGCAATCGCTTACGTTGAAGCAATTAGACAGACAGCCTTGGCACTAAATATTTCTGATGCAAAAATGAACGAAGGAAGTTTAAGAGTTGATTTAAATATTTCTGTTAGAAAAAAAGGAACTTCAGATTTAAACACTCGTGTTGAAATTAAGAATTTAAATTCAACTTCAAATATTGAAAAAGCAATTGCTTATGAATTTGAGTATCAAGTTAATTGCTATGAAAATAATCTAACATTTGAACAACAAACTAAAAGATTTGACGAATCAAAAAATATTACTATTTCAATGCGTTCAAAATCAGATGCAATTGATTATAAATATTTTCCAGAACCTAATATTCCTTATATAAACCTTGATCCTGAATTTGTAAAAAGTATTTCAATTGAGGAACTTCCTTTTGAAAAAGAAAAAAGGTATATTTCATTGGGTTTAAATAATGTGCAAATTTCACAACTTATTGATAATTTAGAATATGCTAATTTTTTAGATAATTTAAAAACTAATGATTTTAAAAAAACAGCTAACATTTTCTTCTCAGAAATAGTTTCATTTTTAAATTTAAATTCAAAAGTAGTAGAATTAAAAGATCTAAAAATCGATGATATTTCTTTATTAATAAATTGATATTTAGATAATAAAATTAATAAAAATAGTATTAAAGAAATTCTTAATATTTGATTAGTAGATTTTAATTTATCTTTTATTGAAATAGCTAAGAAAAATAATTTTTTTATACAAATAAAAGAAATATCATTATCTGATATAGTAACTGAGATTATTAACGAAAATCCAACATTAGAAAAAGAGTTTATAAATAATTATCAGAGAGCAATTAAATTTTTAACCGGGCAGGTTATGAAAAAAACTTCAGGAAAGGCAGATATTCAAAAATTAAATCAATTAATTAAGGAATTATATGAAGAAAAAAAATAA
- a CDS encoding YhjD/YihY/BrkB family envelope integrity protein, which yields MKKKNKNFLKTGWDDDNLEKKPILNNSLVSKQIVKNKQKQNILEKMIKTIIYGILFIAIPNYLRSSKIKGKEIVKSAYAKINSNEFAFVPSGYAMYMFLSFIPTLGLIIGIIGAINPEFEIIIKVTILGQLIPGIEKVIPAFLHIWNSPGGAVAFILLTISILWIGSKGYSKFIFSFDALYEHKNQIPLWKIRIKGFLTSIVITGILIVFLLIISSFLTFILKNVFNIAITEAITLKSLPWEFQLIFWLPTILFLPIITYLSFLFFFKFAPNFKIKFSHVSPGALVVAIPTSLYILIFGSLTSLINYDKFGVVASFMYIILLLSVTSYFIYTGVIVNSSFYKIFINLPILEKSKWFIRR from the coding sequence ATGAAGAAAAAAAATAAGAATTTTTTAAAAACTGGTTGAGATGACGATAATTTAGAAAAAAAACCAATATTAAATAATTCTTTAGTCTCGAAACAAATTGTTAAAAACAAACAAAAACAAAATATTCTTGAAAAAATGATAAAAACTATTATTTATGGTATTTTATTTATAGCAATTCCTAATTATTTAAGAAGTTCTAAAATAAAAGGTAAAGAAATTGTTAAATCTGCGTACGCCAAAATTAATTCTAATGAATTTGCATTCGTACCATCTGGTTACGCCATGTATATGTTTTTATCATTTATTCCAACACTTGGTCTTATTATTGGAATAATCGGGGCAATAAACCCTGAATTTGAAATAATTATAAAAGTTACAATATTAGGTCAATTAATTCCTGGTATTGAAAAAGTTATTCCTGCGTTTTTACATATTTGAAATAGTCCTGGAGGTGCTGTAGCTTTTATTCTTTTAACAATTTCTATTTTGTGGATAGGATCGAAAGGATATAGTAAATTTATTTTTTCATTTGATGCTTTATACGAACATAAAAATCAAATTCCACTTTGAAAAATAAGAATTAAAGGTTTTTTAACATCAATTGTAATAACCGGAATATTAATTGTATTTTTATTAATAATTTCTTCATTTTTAACTTTTATCTTAAAAAATGTTTTTAATATAGCAATTACTGAGGCGATAACGTTAAAGAGTTTGCCTTGAGAGTTCCAACTTATTTTTTGACTACCAACAATATTATTTTTACCTATTATTACTTATTTAAGTTTTTTATTCTTTTTTAAGTTTGCTCCGAATTTTAAAATTAAATTTTCACATGTTAGCCCAGGGGCTTTAGTTGTTGCTATCCCCACATCTCTTTATATATTAATTTTTGGTTCATTAACATCGTTAATTAATTATGATAAATTTGGTGTCGTAGCATCATTTATGTATATTATTTTGCTTTTAAGTGTGACATCATATTTCATATATACAGGTGTAATAGTAAATTCAAGTTTTTACAAAATTTTTATTAATTTACCAATTTTAGAAAAAAGTAAATGATTTATTCGAAGATAA